A segment of the Hemitrygon akajei chromosome 10, sHemAka1.3, whole genome shotgun sequence genome:
TCAGCAGTAAATCTGGAATAAAAGGTAGTATTTTGTGATAatttgaggtggggggggggggggggggtgggggaggctgCGCACAGAATCTTGATGGCACAATACTAATTCACTTCCTTGGCTGAATCATGGGAAATTATTCAGGCAAACTGGTTAAAATGAGGCAAGAGATAACACTGTTGAAAAGTTTGATCAATGTGTAAGTTTTGTTCTGATTTTAGAAGTAATTCCACATTTTGCTGATTTAAGTTTAAAATAAATTGAGTGCTCCATCCCTTTTagtttattttctaaatagaTTTTGTTGGTTCTAAAGGAGAGGAGGCATTGGCTGATGGATTGGATGTGATCTTTGAGGTGAAGGAAATGAGACGTTTAACTGGAAGCTACAACACTATGGTTGGGAACAATGAAGGAAGCATGGTAAGATGATCTCCATTTAACAAGTATTAACTATGGTTGTGCAACTGCAATTCTGCCTACtggatttttaattttttttcccctcctaaCAGGTTTTGGGTTTGAAACTACCTAATCTGTTTGGGCGAGCAGAGAAGATAACTTTCCAGTTTTCCTATGGGACGAAGGAGACCTCTTATGGCATTTCGTACTTTAAACCAGAGCCTGGCAACTTTGACAGGAAGTAATGCAGTCATACATTTCTTCTCTGCTTGTAAATATCCTTGAAAATTACGATCTTACTGCTTTGGCAGGTGTTGACtgttttgagagagagagagaaattaatgttgaaaaaggaaaaaaaaaccagacTCTTTATTTTTAAAGTTTGAAGTGGGTCAGGGTTAATGATTCACTGAGAACAGCCACTTTTTTTTTTCCAGCCAAAACATTATTTGTTTAGAGAGTGTAGGAAATAGAACCTAAATTAACTATTTTCCAATAAAGCAGGGTAATTTCTCCAGAAAATGCAGTGAGTGTAGGGTACTAACATTAATTGATGTATATAAGACCGTGTTTAATCTTTTGTAACATTGTGGCCATCGAGCATGATTGACAGGGGAGGTATCTAAGCATATTCAATTTAGCTGGCCATAGTAATCTCCCTACATGAAACAGCTGTCTTTCATCCAGGTTTTACTGGACTAGATACAGTGTTCAACTTAGAGTTTGGAAAATTAGCTTTAAGAAAAACTTGTTTTGCACAGAATTTTTCATCAGCAGTGTGTGCACTTGCAGCCCTTCCCAAATTTCATTTTAAAAagaactggggaattatagaatGTAAATCATATAAATGTTGGGCTTTCGAAATAATGCTTGCTGGTAATATGCAAAAGCAACAATAAATTTGGGATGTGTGTAGACGTGTAATTAAAGGGAGAAATGAAGAAGTTGCTGTTGGAAAGATGCAGCTCCGTTGTTAGCCTTGTAAAGAAGCAATCTGGATTTACCCCCTTTTCATGCAGATATGAAATAAATCTGCGTAGAAAGTTAAGTCAGATCTAAGTGCTTTTGTGTAACAATAGGTTTGTCATTAATGCCAATTAATCTCTTGAATgctgaaaattatttttaaaaaatgtcattTTTTAGATTTTAGTTATTGATCATTTAGAACAGTCCAATCGTCCATTGCCTGATGAAGAAAGTAAATCACCACAGACTGGCACAGGAATCTATGATCATCTTGGCTTAGAAAATTCAGTTACTTATCAATAGGTGCCACTAAGGTTTCGGGGTTTCTTTTAATGAAAAGGACATAAAACTGGTCTTTGTACAGTTGTGTCCAGATATCATCTCATTGTTAATTCAGTGCGCCTCAGAAATGGCATAAGCTTTTATTTGCACCTTTCCTAGTAAGCTGGCCAGTGAACTTTTTCCATGTGTATTTACTAAACATTGCAGAACAATTTTTACTTAATTGGTCTTGTAGTGAAACTACTTTTTGGTAGTATTGATTGTAATGTCTCGATGCTAATTTATCTTTGCACTTGCGTCTATGGATCTACGTGAGTAGAGTTTATTTTTAACTGTAGGTACTGAAAAATTGGCTTGTAGATTGTTCATGATGTAAGTGAAAAGTGGATCATAGATTGAAATGTATTCTTCTTCTTCAGTTATTCTGTTAACTTGTATAAGGTGACGGGGCAGTTTCCCTGGAGTTCACTTCGTGAGACTGATAGAGGGATCTCAACAGAATACAATGTAAGGATGAAACACCGTTTGGTTAATCCATTTTAAATTGTTAATCTCAACAAAGCTACTTGACATTAAGTGACAATGCTATTGTGTATTTGTAAGGAAGCATGTTTGATATTACTAGCACATCAAATAATCTAATCAGCTAGTTGAGAACATAATGGTATGATTGAATCATCAAAGATAAGAAGATCCTGGCAGAATCTATTAAGAATATGTACTTTACATTTGCTTGTAActgtatacttttgtggagtgtTCCATAAAAAGATAGATTTTAGTGTAGAGGAAACTGGGATGGAGCTTGTGCATAAGAGGATTCTTTGAGCTATCAGAAAATTTGAATCCATTTTCTGAACATATCACCTGATCTTCTACTTTGGACCcggttttgaaaaaaaaatcattctttCAGATACATCTAACTCTGATCTTAAGCATAAAAATTTGGAGATAGTATAGGCCATTATGTGGGCAAACTGAGAGGGTTTTTAGAACCAGTGCAGTGTAGAATAGTTGTTCCCCCTGGAGTTGTAATATGGTGttgttgatttatttattccttATAGTTTCCACTGTGGAAGACCCGTCATAATCTGAAATGGGAAGGAATATGGAGGGAGCTGGGCTCTCTGTCTCGCACAGCATCATTTTGTGTTCGGGAAGAAAGTGGTCATTCACTCAAGTCATCGATTTCGGTAAATTAATGTCTTTATTTTTAGAAGCCAGATGCAGTTGTATGATTTTAGTTGacagattttttaaaactttaatCCAGTTTCATTTTCTAATGTTAATAGTTCTGCTTATTATTTTAGAAACTAACAATTACAAACTGAATATACATTATTTAGAATTCATTTCTGCAGAGAAATTTTAACTAAACCTGTATCACAATGGAATCAAGAGAACTACATTAAAAATTATCGGATCAACTTGTGACTTAAGCAATTtgctttaaaaattatttttctgTTAAACAACTTGTGTTATATTGAAATAACCATTCCATACTGAATTACTTCTGAAGTGATCCTCGagtaaatatacttactgtaggTGGTATTAAAATAATTGACCAGTCCATCCATGCAGTTGTGACTAATTTGGTTTTGAGGAATACAGTATGGTTTTCATGTTGTATTGTAATTGAATTGTGTTACTTCTTTACAGCACTCAATGACAGTTGATACCCGGAATTCAGCAATCATTCCCAAACGTGGAGCTTTACTTAAGATAAACCAGGTAAAACACAAGTGAATTTAGGAATGATTACATACTACTGAAGGAATAATTAGTTTTAGCTTTGGTTAATTTGGTTAACTAGTCATTTGAAATTTGTGACTTTCATTGTTAATTGTGGTATCTAAGACAATTAGATTGCTACTCCAATACCAGCATGTGTTGTTAGATAAGCAACAGCATTAACAGTTTCCAGTTATATGACAACTTGATGTACCAAATTAATCAAAAGCTATTGTGCAAGGGGATACTTGGGCAGAGACCAAAGGTTTGAGAGAAGAAATAAGTTTTAAAGAGCATTTTAAAGGAAATTGAAGTGATGGAGAAGATCATATCTTGGCAGTGGAAGACACAGCTGTAAGCAGTAGAGCAGTTAAAATCATGGATGAGGAAGAGAAGGAGTTTGATCAGCACAACCTTGGTGAGGCTTAAAGAACTTGAGATAATTGTAGAGACGAGGGTGGGCAAAATTAAAGTGAGATATAAATCCAAAAAAATGTTAAAACAGGAACATAATAAACTTGGAGCCAGTGTAAGTCAACAGATACTGGGATAATGCACATTTGGGTGTGTGTAAAGATTTTAGATGATCTCTGAGGTACAGAGAATAGAATATAGGAAGGTGAGTTGAGTGTCTATTGTAATATTGTCAAAACATGAGGTTGAGTTAGATTTATTTCTCAATGCCAGAGACTCCAAATTATTTGAGGATAAGGCAGAAAAAGCGTTGTGAAATAGATATTCAATCATGATTgcattgaatggtgaagcactTCCTGAACTTCAGGCTCAGTCCTTATGCTGGGTTGCATTGTATATTACATGTAAATTGTTAAGAGAAATAAATCAATAACAACATAAAGAATTTGAGTAGTTTTGTTGAAAAATAATTCCGTTTTAGCTCTTGATGTGTAACATGTACAGAATGAAGCTTGTTTTATCAAAAAAATGCTAAGCTTGTTGAGGTGCTTCTAAAGATGCTAGCAATATCATTGTTATGTATTTGCATGAAAACTATATTAATTTTGCCTGAGTAAAATAAGTTTCCTTGTCATGACTCACCATTTGTTTATTTTGAACAGGAACTGGCAGGTTACACTGGAGGTGATGTGAAATTTTTGAAGGAGGACTTTGAGCTCCAATTCAACAAGAACCTTTTGTGGGATTGTGTGAGAATTGTTTTCAGTTAAATCATTTGTGTATTACAACAAATAACTTATTTGCCTCACATTGTAAACTTGGATCAGGATTTATTTTTACTGGAGGTGGGAATGCTCTTTCAACGTAGAATTAATCAAGGGGGTGACAATATTGATGGGTTATGAATGAATATCTTTGTTAAATGACGCCTTTCTAAAAGGCAGACATGGAGTGTGAAGTGTTTAAAATAATCATTCATCAAACAAGTAATGTAATGTAGTTTTAaaacaaatttctcctcattctaTGTTCATGTTGCTGCACTTGGTAAGAATCAACATTTTAGAAATTTAGAAGTCAGTAGCAAAATGTAACTGGTTCAACTGAACAATAGTAGTTTTCTTtgcttcaaatttctgaacatgTTGATTAATAATAGATATACAGTAAATAGATGGCCAATGAAAACATTTATGAACATCCGTCTTAAGTACTTAAATTTGTTCACTGATAGTTAGAGGAACAACATTGAGTTTTAAAAATAATTCAGTCTGTAACAATTTATTGTTGGAAATTGAGCAGTTTATTAATTTCAATTTGAATGAGTGAAGGAAGACCAAATAATTATTCAGCTGTATTCGTTAATACTGTACATATAACATtatataattttgtatatattttatttttattacttCTGTAATATATTCATTATATGTATTAAATAATAGTAAATTAGAATAATTAATTTCATAATAAAATAATATTGACCACaatatgttttatttttaatggATTAGGTTCTCTCAGCTTCCCTCTGGGGTGGACTTCTAGTACCAATTGGAGACAAGCCATCTTCTATTGCTGACAGGTGAGTGTTTGAGAAGAGAATTTGTGGAAGAAATTAACTTAATGTCAAGGAACAGAATTTAGTAGAAGCATTTTGGTTTCAttctttgatgtttcaatgtttgTCTTTGTGAAAAGTCTAGACACGATGCTTCATTGTCCATTTCATTACTAGGTCATTCTGATTAAGAGGTTTGTATCTATTGTATAAGCTCAACCCTGGTCGATGGATTTAGTGGAATCATTTTGTTGAACACCTTCATTGCTTAAAATTGGTGCAATGAAGTTTGAAGGCAAGAGTTCAGGTTCCTTAAACAATCAGAGCGTATAAAGATATTGATCAAGGATAAATCATCAGGCATTGGATTTCATTTGGGATGCAGCAGCAAGAGTAACCATCCGCTCATTTTCTTCCTAATCACTTCTTTTGATTCATATAAATATGCATCAGTCGTAATTTGGGTTAATGATAGGCTGTTCATCGTTCACAATATATGATAATCATCGACAACTTAAAGCAATATACTATAGCTAGCCACCAGAtcccgcagatgctggaagtccagagcaacacaaacaaagtgctggaagaactcagcaggtcaggtagcatccaggAAAATgaacagatgacattttgggccaagtcctgatgaagagtcttgtgagagaaaaattaaatccaagtCTTTTTAAATACATTGGACTGATGTGATTGATGAACTTTGCTTTACTGTGTCCACAGTACGATAGAAGGATTGTGGTAAAGTAGTTAAATAGATCTACTGACTTTATCAAATTATTTTTGTATTCAGATTTTATCTTGGGGGACCAACAACAGTCCGTGGCTTTAGCATGTATAGTATTGGACCACAGAGTGAAGGTATGTGTGAGGttatgtatttgctggaattgtGGATGTATCTGGGGATGCAGAATTGAGTTAAGTTATTGGAGTTCAGGCTGTTTTATTGACTTTCAACATATTGAGTGATAAACTTGGTGTTGTAAAAACAGTGTAAAATATTTGTGGTACCCAAAAAATACTGTAATGGAAAAAAATAATACAAATAAAGCAAAGTTGCCCATCTGTCTTCTAAATCACATGTGATTA
Coding sequences within it:
- the samm50l gene encoding sorting and assembly machinery component 50 homolog B — protein: MGTVQARSLEPLPVTGPNLSPPIDEAETVEVEPETKQEVLENKQITVQHVHIDGISRTKDDLLIYEIADVFKAKNLIEVMKKSHEARERLLRLGIFRNVEVLIDTAQGEEALADGLDVIFEVKEMRRLTGSYNTMVGNNEGSMVLGLKLPNLFGRAEKITFQFSYGTKETSYGISYFKPEPGNFDRNYSVNLYKVTGQFPWSSLRETDRGISTEYNFPLWKTRHNLKWEGIWRELGSLSRTASFCVREESGHSLKSSISHSMTVDTRNSAIIPKRGALLKINQELAGYTGGDVKFLKEDFELQFNKNLLWDCVLSASLWGGLLVPIGDKPSSIADRFYLGGPTTVRGFSMYSIGPQSEGDYLGGETYWAGGLHLYTPLPFRPGQGGFGDLFRTHFFLNAGNLCNLNYGDGPNAHLQKLAESIRWSYGAGIVLRLGNIARLELNYCIPMGVQSGDRICDGVQFGAGIRFL